Proteins encoded in a region of the Flammeovirga yaeyamensis genome:
- a CDS encoding BCCT family transporter codes for MSRHVRSDQKTFWGIKANATVSLTSIFIILVLVVSTLVVGEPMKTWFAETQNAVANNVGWLFILLLNCMLFFALFLGFGKYGKIKIGGQDAKPEFSQTAWFAMLFSAGMGIGLLFYSVAEPIFHFNSNPFLKEGGAPAMAAEKAMGITFLHWGVHAWALYAVVGLALAFFTFNLKLPLTIRSIFFPLLGKRVYGLMGDIIDIIAVIATLFGLATSLGLGVQQVNAGLTYLFGIETSNSVELILIVIITGFATLSLVLGLDKGIRMLSEWNIRLALGLMIIVLCVGPTLFILKSFVQNIGYYIYEFFELSFWTNSYKGVVVDDKNWQNSWTVFYWAWWISWSPFVGIFIARISKGRTIKEFILGVLIVPPLLTFLWLSVFGGSALYQELTGNHNITEAVNNNVATAIFYLLEQYPFTTFTSILTVILVTSFFVTSSDSGSFVVDTLTSGGRHDAPVGQKIFWASMEGLIAGVLLMGGGLIALQTASILTGLPFAIIIIIMCFSFYKALSDYYDEHFKSHREVHRREKKKK; via the coding sequence ATGAGTCGCCACGTTCGTAGTGATCAAAAAACCTTTTGGGGCATTAAAGCAAATGCCACCGTTTCCCTTACATCCATATTTATCATTTTAGTACTTGTTGTAAGTACACTCGTCGTCGGAGAACCAATGAAAACGTGGTTCGCCGAAACACAAAATGCAGTAGCCAATAATGTCGGATGGCTATTTATTTTACTATTAAACTGCATGCTTTTCTTTGCATTATTCTTAGGCTTTGGTAAGTACGGAAAAATAAAGATTGGCGGACAAGATGCAAAACCAGAGTTCTCTCAAACGGCATGGTTTGCCATGTTATTCAGTGCCGGTATGGGTATCGGTTTACTTTTTTATTCAGTTGCAGAACCTATCTTTCACTTCAATAGTAATCCATTCTTGAAAGAGGGTGGAGCACCTGCAATGGCAGCTGAAAAAGCAATGGGGATTACCTTTTTACACTGGGGAGTACATGCTTGGGCATTATATGCGGTAGTAGGATTAGCATTGGCCTTCTTTACTTTCAATTTAAAATTACCACTCACCATCCGCTCTATTTTCTTTCCCTTATTAGGTAAAAGAGTCTATGGCTTGATGGGAGATATCATTGATATTATTGCAGTAATCGCCACCTTATTTGGTCTAGCTACCTCATTAGGTTTAGGAGTACAACAAGTCAATGCTGGACTTACCTATCTCTTTGGTATTGAAACTTCTAACTCGGTAGAACTGATCCTTATTGTCATCATCACTGGATTTGCTACGCTATCTCTGGTATTAGGGCTTGATAAAGGAATTAGAATGTTAAGTGAATGGAATATTCGTTTAGCATTAGGGTTAATGATTATAGTATTATGCGTTGGACCTACCCTTTTCATTTTAAAGTCATTCGTACAAAATATTGGTTACTACATTTATGAATTTTTCGAGTTAAGTTTTTGGACCAACTCTTACAAAGGTGTAGTAGTCGATGATAAGAATTGGCAGAACTCATGGACGGTATTCTACTGGGCTTGGTGGATTTCATGGTCGCCATTTGTGGGTATTTTTATCGCTCGTATTTCTAAAGGTCGTACCATCAAAGAGTTTATTTTAGGTGTTTTAATTGTTCCACCATTATTGACTTTCTTATGGCTGTCCGTATTTGGAGGTAGTGCTTTATATCAAGAATTAACGGGGAATCATAATATTACAGAAGCGGTAAATAATAACGTAGCCACGGCTATATTTTATCTACTAGAACAATACCCTTTTACGACATTCACTTCTATCCTAACGGTTATTTTGGTGACGAGTTTCTTTGTTACCTCATCAGACTCTGGTTCCTTCGTAGTAGATACGTTAACCTCTGGAGGAAGACACGATGCACCTGTTGGACAAAAAATATTCTGGGCCTCTATGGAAGGCTTGATTGCTGGAGTTTTATTGATGGGCGGAGGCTTAATTGCTTTACAAACCGCTTCCATCCTCACCGGGTTACCATTTGCCATAATCATAATTATTATGTGTTTCTCCTTCTATAAAGCATTAAGTGATTATTACGACGAACACTTTAAATCGCACAGAGAAGTACACAGAAGGGAGAAAAAGAAAAAATAA
- a CDS encoding acyltransferase family protein has product MKPTNYLTSLTPLRGIAALWVIIFHIDVSTYYRDLGSLFDRSSTGIFSKGYLWVDFFFLLSGFIIYHVYGQEFKEGFSFLKMKRFLWTRFNRLYPLHLFTLMVTIIGALVFGQLYPQLIDGSWELYFSPKALLPEFTMMNAMNFYHFLSWNMPSWSIGAEFWTYFITIFILGALGKQNEVGWIISSVVSFSLLVMLVHFHPNHNLDITWDFGWVRCLFQFILGVNIYQLFDKKIGASFLSKDIVFIVLMVSIGIGFHFMWNDLIFVPLFALLLLATAYNNNKVSALLESPSLKFLGDISYSLYLMHGLVFFFFWFQFPIWKAQFGWETLPQWMHLLYMITFIGITILISNWSYKYIEVKGRKWLRK; this is encoded by the coding sequence ATGAAACCGACTAACTACTTAACTTCTCTCACTCCTCTAAGAGGAATAGCAGCTTTATGGGTTATTATTTTCCATATTGATGTAAGCACTTACTACCGTGATCTTGGCAGTTTATTCGATCGCTCTTCTACAGGTATTTTCTCTAAAGGATACTTATGGGTGGATTTCTTCTTTTTGTTAAGCGGATTCATCATCTACCATGTCTATGGACAGGAGTTTAAAGAAGGCTTCTCATTTCTTAAGATGAAACGCTTTTTATGGACGCGTTTTAATCGATTATACCCTCTCCATTTATTTACTTTAATGGTGACCATTATTGGTGCATTGGTCTTTGGTCAACTTTATCCTCAATTGATTGATGGAAGCTGGGAACTCTATTTCTCTCCCAAGGCCTTACTTCCCGAATTCACCATGATGAATGCCATGAACTTCTATCATTTCTTATCATGGAATATGCCGTCGTGGTCTATTGGAGCAGAGTTTTGGACCTACTTCATCACCATCTTTATTCTCGGAGCATTGGGAAAACAAAATGAAGTAGGATGGATAATCTCTTCTGTTGTATCATTTAGTCTTTTGGTGATGTTAGTTCATTTCCATCCCAACCATAATTTAGACATCACTTGGGATTTTGGTTGGGTGAGGTGCCTATTTCAATTTATCTTAGGAGTCAATATCTATCAATTATTTGATAAAAAAATCGGAGCTTCATTTCTATCAAAAGACATTGTTTTTATAGTATTGATGGTGAGCATTGGCATTGGTTTTCACTTTATGTGGAATGATTTGATATTCGTTCCTTTATTTGCTTTACTCTTACTTGCAACAGCCTACAACAACAATAAAGTAAGCGCTTTGTTAGAATCTCCATCCCTAAAATTCTTAGGTGATATCTCCTACTCACTTTATCTGATGCACGGGTTAGTCTTCTTCTTTTTCTGGTTTCAGTTTCCGATATGGAAAGCGCAATTCGGTTGGGAGACTTTACCCCAATGGATGCATCTTCTGTATATGATCACTTTCATCGGGATCACCATCTTGATATCGAATTGGAGTTATAAATATATAGAGGTAAAAGGCAGAAAGTGGCTCAGAAAATAA
- a CDS encoding toxin-antitoxin system YwqK family antitoxin, whose protein sequence is MKRLLYLVLFLLVGLTANAQTPIGLQFDLYGQPIHGYYDPLSFSSSASVSKNLGEFLPGKVYDKEGNPSKTLTKFSVAKLSKKSADGISEAIYPSRYSAVTVGQDSFFVAQNIHFRGRTRNRESFVQFIAEFDSTVFAKVYNMNFNGSVMHQTYIAKKYDEETWEEINPNKKSIEPMIEHFFSKYDNVITQGKTMETGAVNYFAFLGFEYEKNLELNDQSIAGLINIAKITSKFSKDEKTYLNKFFIETRDTSKAKYYTKIKGIYQDYYTKQYFNLYDELIYEVDFKNTKMNELHGNYTMYYNGKLAIKKTIEDGEVKQGEVYKDGLLVYSYRNEKVKPEYGAEYTECVFNFGQGDQKTGTFDFYDPFDNLKKFITLDNGVPTSITFNDHGQLKSYFVQSGNPFKLKKINRLFQSHIKDQFFVFHDVYKPLLVRMKIDTEGYVKEYQLLNEVNDKFDVKVDEFIKAHVLNGGGKKLKLRPKDKKIDSPLVVIVPFELLIGGQFWFINNNADWMMHQQMMWHNNFMHQQMMHQQNLHHIQSVAPTF, encoded by the coding sequence ATGAAACGACTACTCTATTTAGTTCTATTTTTATTGGTAGGACTTACTGCTAATGCACAAACGCCAATCGGGCTTCAATTTGATTTATACGGACAGCCTATTCATGGGTATTATGATCCACTTTCTTTTTCTTCTTCGGCATCGGTGTCTAAAAATTTAGGAGAATTCTTACCTGGAAAGGTCTATGACAAAGAGGGTAATCCAAGTAAAACCCTAACAAAATTCTCCGTGGCTAAACTTTCTAAAAAGTCAGCTGATGGTATTTCTGAAGCCATTTATCCAAGCAGATATTCTGCAGTGACAGTAGGGCAGGATTCCTTTTTTGTTGCACAAAATATTCATTTCAGAGGTAGAACTCGAAACCGTGAGTCTTTTGTACAATTTATTGCAGAGTTCGATAGTACAGTCTTTGCAAAGGTATATAACATGAACTTTAACGGTTCGGTGATGCATCAGACCTATATTGCAAAGAAGTATGATGAGGAAACTTGGGAAGAGATTAACCCAAATAAAAAAAGTATCGAACCAATGATTGAGCATTTTTTCTCGAAGTATGATAATGTTATCACTCAAGGAAAAACCATGGAAACAGGTGCGGTAAATTACTTTGCTTTTTTAGGATTCGAATACGAAAAGAATCTCGAATTAAATGATCAATCCATTGCAGGATTAATCAATATTGCAAAGATAACTTCTAAGTTCAGTAAAGATGAAAAGACTTATTTAAATAAGTTTTTTATAGAAACGAGAGATACATCAAAAGCAAAGTATTACACAAAAATTAAAGGTATTTATCAAGACTATTATACAAAGCAGTACTTTAATTTGTATGATGAATTAATATATGAAGTCGACTTTAAGAATACCAAAATGAATGAGCTACATGGTAACTATACCATGTATTACAATGGGAAATTGGCCATTAAAAAGACAATTGAAGATGGAGAAGTGAAGCAGGGAGAAGTATATAAAGATGGCCTTTTAGTGTATTCTTATAGAAATGAAAAAGTAAAACCTGAATATGGTGCTGAATATACTGAGTGTGTTTTCAATTTTGGACAAGGAGATCAGAAAACGGGAACGTTCGATTTCTATGATCCTTTTGATAACCTCAAGAAGTTTATTACGCTAGATAATGGTGTTCCAACATCCATTACTTTCAACGACCATGGACAATTGAAATCTTATTTTGTTCAATCTGGAAATCCTTTCAAACTGAAAAAGATAAACAGGCTTTTTCAAAGCCACATAAAAGATCAATTCTTTGTTTTCCATGATGTTTACAAACCATTATTGGTCCGCATGAAAATAGATACCGAAGGTTATGTAAAGGAGTATCAGCTTTTGAATGAAGTCAACGATAAATTTGATGTAAAAGTAGACGAATTCATCAAAGCCCATGTATTAAATGGAGGAGGTAAGAAGTTGAAATTACGACCAAAAGACAAAAAAATAGATTCCCCATTAGTGGTCATCGTACCTTTTGAATTGTTGATCGGAGGACAATTCTGGTTTATCAATAATAATGCGGATTGGATGATGCACCAACAGATGATGTGGCATAATAATTTCATGCACCAACAAATGATGCATCAACAAAACTTACATCATATTCAAAGCGTTGCTCCAACTTTTTAA